A region of Streptomyces sp. NBC_01267 DNA encodes the following proteins:
- a CDS encoding immune inhibitor A domain-containing protein: MNIKRRATTRVAAVLVAIAATTATASTYATAQADTKAPTGTATSKKIDRRDPATLLKGQKHNLDSPFSKQQNKERQAALQQVISGHKKTQSHDGSKVVRLDDKKYVELGREKTDKIFTILVQFGDTVDDTTMYDPDGPDGPKPPVKKYGGTPGPAHNEIAQPDRKKDNSTAWQADYNRDHFQNLYFGTGKGQDSLKSYYEKTSSGRYSVDGEVADWVSVPNNEARYGSNYCGSSICANAGDLVRDGVNAWVAAQKAAGKTDAEIKTTLASYDQWDRYDYDGDGNFNEPDGYIDHFQIVHAGEDESAGGGAQGPDALWAHRSYVYGTDTGKTGPADNKSGGTPVGDTGIWVGDYTMQPENGGLGVFAHEYAHDLGLPDEYDTTNTAENGVGFWSLMSAGSWLSTGDNAIGNKPGDMSAWDKLQLGWLDYDTAKAATKSTHKLGVSEYNTKNKQALVVSLPDKAVTTTVVKPAEGTKQWWSGMGDDLSNTLTRSVDLTGKSAASLDLSGWWDIEKDYDFLYTEVSTDGGANWTAIDGKADGAQIPRDGGDKPALTGSSAAYKSLSFPLDAYAGKKIDLRFRYTSDGGVSGKGFTADKISVNADGAPLFTDNAETDDAGWTSKGFSRIGESFSKDYPQYYIAENRQYVSYDQTLKTGPYNFGFSKTRPDWVEYYPYQKGLMVWQWDTSQPDNNVSAHPGKGLILPVDSHAKPLKWADGTVIRNKIQPFDAPFSWYPTNGFTLHNADVAKRIAPQLGVPAFDDHTGTYWYKENGTGSVQVTDTNTRISILQQPLSGSTITLQVGPSHR; this comes from the coding sequence GTGAATATCAAGAGACGGGCGACAACCCGGGTGGCAGCCGTGCTCGTGGCCATCGCCGCGACCACAGCCACCGCTTCGACGTACGCCACCGCCCAGGCCGACACCAAGGCGCCCACGGGCACGGCGACTTCGAAGAAGATCGACCGCCGTGACCCGGCGACCCTGCTGAAGGGCCAGAAGCACAACCTCGACAGCCCGTTCAGCAAGCAGCAGAACAAGGAGCGCCAGGCCGCGCTCCAGCAGGTCATATCAGGCCACAAGAAGACGCAGTCGCACGACGGTTCCAAGGTGGTGCGCCTCGACGACAAGAAGTACGTCGAGCTGGGCCGCGAGAAGACCGACAAGATCTTCACGATCCTGGTGCAGTTCGGCGACACGGTCGACGACACGACCATGTACGACCCGGACGGCCCCGACGGGCCGAAGCCCCCGGTCAAGAAGTACGGCGGCACGCCCGGCCCCGCGCACAACGAGATAGCCCAGCCCGACCGCAAGAAGGACAACAGCACGGCGTGGCAGGCGGACTACAACCGCGACCACTTCCAGAACCTGTACTTCGGCACGGGCAAGGGCCAGGACTCGCTCAAGTCGTACTACGAGAAGACCTCGTCCGGCCGGTACTCCGTCGACGGCGAGGTCGCCGACTGGGTCAGCGTCCCGAACAACGAGGCCCGCTACGGCTCCAACTACTGCGGCTCCAGCATCTGCGCCAACGCCGGTGACCTGGTCCGCGACGGCGTCAACGCCTGGGTGGCCGCGCAGAAGGCCGCGGGCAAGACCGACGCCGAGATCAAGACGACCCTGGCCAGCTACGACCAGTGGGACCGCTACGACTACGACGGCGACGGCAACTTCAACGAGCCCGACGGCTACATCGACCACTTCCAGATCGTGCACGCGGGCGAGGACGAGTCCGCGGGCGGCGGCGCGCAGGGCCCGGACGCCCTCTGGGCACACCGCTCCTACGTGTACGGCACGGACACCGGCAAGACCGGCCCGGCCGACAACAAGTCGGGTGGCACGCCGGTCGGTGACACCGGCATCTGGGTCGGCGACTACACCATGCAGCCCGAGAACGGCGGCCTCGGTGTCTTCGCCCACGAGTACGCCCACGACCTGGGCCTGCCCGACGAGTACGACACCACCAACACCGCCGAGAACGGCGTCGGTTTCTGGTCGCTGATGTCGGCGGGCTCCTGGCTGAGCACCGGCGACAACGCCATCGGCAACAAGCCGGGCGACATGTCCGCCTGGGACAAGCTCCAGCTGGGCTGGCTCGACTACGACACGGCGAAGGCCGCGACGAAGTCGACCCACAAGCTGGGCGTCTCGGAGTACAACACCAAGAACAAGCAGGCGCTGGTCGTCTCGCTGCCGGACAAGGCCGTCACCACCACGGTCGTGAAGCCGGCCGAGGGCACCAAGCAGTGGTGGAGCGGGATGGGCGACGACCTGTCCAACACGCTGACCCGCTCGGTCGACCTGACCGGTAAGTCCGCTGCCTCGCTGGACCTTTCGGGCTGGTGGGACATCGAGAAGGACTACGACTTCCTCTACACCGAGGTGTCGACGGACGGTGGCGCCAACTGGACCGCGATCGACGGCAAGGCCGACGGCGCGCAGATCCCGCGCGACGGTGGCGACAAGCCGGCGCTGACCGGTTCGTCCGCCGCGTACAAGAGCCTGTCGTTCCCGCTGGACGCCTACGCGGGCAAGAAGATCGACCTCCGCTTCCGCTACACGTCCGACGGCGGTGTGTCCGGCAAGGGCTTCACGGCCGACAAGATCTCGGTGAACGCCGACGGCGCCCCGCTCTTCACGGACAACGCCGAGACGGACGACGCGGGTTGGACCTCGAAGGGCTTCTCGCGCATCGGTGAGTCGTTCTCCAAGGACTACCCGCAGTACTACATCGCCGAGAACCGTCAGTACGTGTCGTACGACCAGACGCTGAAGACCGGTCCGTACAACTTCGGCTTCTCGAAGACCCGTCCGGACTGGGTCGAGTACTACCCGTACCAGAAGGGCCTGATGGTCTGGCAGTGGGACACCTCCCAGCCGGACAACAACGTCAGCGCCCACCCGGGCAAGGGCCTGATCCTGCCGGTCGACTCGCACGCCAAGCCGCTGAAGTGGGCGGACGGCACGGTCATCCGGAACAAGATCCAGCCCTTCGACGCACCGTTCAGCTGGTACCCGACCAACGGGTTCACGCTGCACAACGCGGACGTCGCGAAGCGGATCGCCCCGCAGCTGGGCGTACCGGCCTTCGACGACCACACGGGTACGTACTGGTACAAGGAGAATGGGACCGGCAGTGTGCAGGTAACTGACACCAACACCCGGATCTCGATCCTCCAGCAGCCGCTGAGTGGCTCGACGATCACGCTCCAGGTTGGTCCCTCGCACCGCTGA
- a CDS encoding RDD family protein codes for MSTDQPWPGRRPEDDPFAGRPYDGVPPPSPGQPYNSSPPPPPGGGNPYGPGGGGGNPYGPGSSGGSGGPYGPPPGGGDPYGGSTPPPYDPNAYGGGGPHGGNDPLSGMAPLAPSGKRVLARIIDIVLIAVIVWLISLIWGGLRYNTDHTDYGRSVWQSVLAAVLFIGYDVLMTVRCNGRTLGKSLLGLRTANLNDGTTPTTQAAFVRACVLWLPAVFCCACVWTAICGGWSFFDKPYKQGLHDKAAKTVVVVSPPQ; via the coding sequence ATGAGCACCGACCAGCCCTGGCCCGGCCGACGGCCCGAGGACGACCCCTTCGCGGGGAGGCCGTACGACGGTGTCCCGCCGCCGTCGCCGGGGCAGCCGTACAACAGCTCTCCGCCGCCCCCGCCGGGCGGCGGCAATCCGTACGGCCCGGGTGGCGGTGGCGGCAATCCGTACGGTCCCGGTAGCAGCGGCGGTAGCGGCGGCCCGTACGGCCCCCCGCCGGGCGGTGGTGACCCGTACGGCGGGAGTACGCCTCCGCCCTACGACCCGAACGCGTACGGCGGCGGTGGCCCCCACGGCGGCAACGACCCGCTCTCCGGGATGGCGCCGCTCGCGCCGAGCGGCAAGCGGGTGCTGGCCCGCATCATCGACATCGTGCTCATCGCCGTGATCGTCTGGCTGATCTCATTGATCTGGGGCGGGCTGCGGTACAACACGGACCACACGGACTACGGCCGGTCGGTCTGGCAGAGCGTGCTCGCGGCGGTGCTCTTCATCGGCTACGACGTGCTCATGACGGTCAGGTGCAACGGCCGGACCCTGGGCAAGAGCCTGCTGGGCCTGCGCACCGCGAATCTCAACGACGGCACCACGCCCACCACTCAGGCCGCGTTCGTCCGGGCCTGTGTGCTGTGGCTGCCCGCGGTGTTCTGCTGCGCCTGTGTCTGGACCGCGATCTGCGGCGGTTGGAGCTTCTTCGACAAGCCGTACAAGCAGGGGCTGCACGACAAGGCCGCGAAGACCGTGGTGGTGGTCTCACCCCCGCAGTGA
- a CDS encoding RDD family protein: protein MSAPTSATGDGSPTPGYYPDPSIPGYVRYWNGASWVPGTSRPAPEDSGQAMPVPPGGTAPAPVSPSAPLPAVRRAPGVPAVPQVEETGPVFFDEEPGYDSRQEPSSAWQADASRQGGFGGERDRRVSWGGPDPRTPAEAPAPPGAQQPGPAEPVPDPRRAELPAGQQASRPALPTGRQEPPDGTVALRALRPGGDAGRTSRTDGTLSIRAISPKQQQPQQHAQQQAPQQQLPSQQQAPQPVQPQAVQPQPVQRQAQPQPAFPAQQQQQFPPQQAQQPQQQPQQQAPPPWPQQVHELARPAAEPEQQGLPAWKPVVEDPFLQAARAQAAARPAGLGKRFAARLIDAVVLGAVVGVIAVPLLTKAADHINGKIDEAKLSGTTVTVWLIDGTTAGCLGAVIGAFLVLGLLYEAVPTARWGRTLGKKLCGVQVRGMESYEAPGFRPALIRWLLYGVLGVLVVGVVDVLWCLFDRPWRQCLHDKAAGTFVAAD, encoded by the coding sequence ATGAGCGCCCCAACCTCGGCAACCGGCGACGGCAGCCCCACGCCCGGCTACTACCCGGACCCATCCATTCCTGGATACGTGCGGTACTGGAACGGCGCTTCCTGGGTGCCCGGCACGAGCCGTCCCGCACCCGAGGACAGCGGCCAGGCCATGCCGGTGCCGCCCGGCGGCACGGCGCCCGCGCCCGTCTCGCCCTCCGCGCCGCTCCCTGCCGTACGCAGGGCCCCCGGCGTACCCGCCGTCCCGCAGGTCGAGGAGACCGGTCCGGTCTTCTTCGACGAGGAGCCCGGGTACGACAGCCGTCAGGAACCCTCGTCCGCCTGGCAGGCCGACGCCTCGCGGCAGGGCGGCTTCGGCGGCGAACGCGACCGCCGGGTCTCCTGGGGCGGCCCGGACCCGCGTACCCCGGCGGAGGCCCCGGCCCCGCCCGGCGCCCAGCAGCCCGGTCCCGCCGAACCGGTGCCGGACCCGCGCCGTGCCGAACTGCCCGCCGGGCAGCAGGCCTCCCGGCCCGCACTTCCCACGGGCCGTCAGGAGCCGCCCGACGGCACGGTCGCGCTCCGTGCGCTGCGCCCCGGTGGCGATGCGGGCCGTACGAGCAGGACCGACGGAACCCTGTCGATCCGGGCCATAAGCCCCAAGCAGCAGCAACCGCAGCAGCATGCTCAACAGCAGGCGCCGCAGCAGCAACTGCCGTCGCAACAGCAGGCGCCGCAGCCTGTCCAGCCGCAGGCCGTTCAGCCGCAGCCTGTCCAGCGGCAGGCTCAGCCCCAACCCGCGTTCCCCGCGCAGCAACAGCAACAGTTCCCCCCGCAGCAGGCTCAGCAACCTCAGCAGCAGCCTCAGCAGCAGGCACCGCCCCCCTGGCCTCAGCAGGTGCACGAGCTCGCCAGGCCCGCCGCCGAGCCCGAGCAGCAGGGGCTGCCCGCCTGGAAGCCGGTCGTGGAGGACCCCTTCCTCCAGGCCGCCCGCGCCCAGGCCGCCGCCCGACCCGCGGGCCTCGGCAAGCGGTTCGCCGCGCGGCTGATCGACGCCGTGGTGCTGGGCGCGGTCGTCGGCGTGATCGCCGTGCCGTTGCTGACCAAGGCCGCCGACCACATCAACGGCAAGATCGACGAGGCCAAGCTCTCGGGTACGACCGTCACGGTCTGGCTGATCGACGGCACCACGGCCGGCTGCCTCGGCGCCGTCATCGGCGCGTTCCTCGTCCTGGGGCTGCTGTACGAGGCCGTCCCGACCGCCCGCTGGGGCCGGACCCTCGGCAAGAAGCTCTGCGGGGTCCAGGTCCGCGGCATGGAGTCGTACGAGGCGCCGGGCTTCCGCCCCGCGCTGATCCGCTGGCTGCTGTACGGCGTACTCGGTGTGCTGGTGGTCGGCGTCGTCGACGTGCTCTGGTGCCTGTTCGACCGGCCCTGGCGGCAGTGCCTGCACGACAAGGCGGCGGGCACGTTCGTGGCAGCCGACTGA
- a CDS encoding SsgA family sporulation/cell division regulator, translating to MHTVVERELELKLVLSPERSIPVPARLSYRTQDPYAVHISFHICSDTPVNWTFARELIVEGVFRPCGHGDVRIWPTKVDTKSVICLALTSPDGNALLEAPTAQVSAWLERTLRAVPPGSESAHLGLDDGLAALLSPLPADDLWLRDPWPSDESDDDGQ from the coding sequence ATGCATACCGTGGTCGAACGTGAACTGGAGCTCAAGCTGGTGCTGTCGCCGGAGCGCAGCATCCCCGTCCCCGCCCGGCTGAGCTACCGCACCCAGGACCCCTACGCCGTGCACATCAGCTTCCACATCTGTTCCGACACCCCCGTCAACTGGACCTTCGCCCGCGAGCTGATCGTAGAGGGGGTGTTCAGGCCGTGCGGTCACGGTGACGTACGGATCTGGCCGACCAAGGTGGACACGAAGAGCGTCATCTGTCTCGCGCTGACCTCGCCCGACGGCAACGCCCTGCTGGAGGCGCCGACCGCCCAGGTCTCCGCCTGGCTGGAGCGGACCCTGCGGGCGGTGCCGCCCGGTTCGGAGAGTGCGCATCTCGGTCTCGACGACGGTCTGGCCGCGCTGCTCAGTCCGCTGCCGGCGGACGATCTGTGGCTGCGCGACCCGTGGCCGTCGGACGAGTCCGACGACGACGGCCAGTGA
- a CDS encoding FAD-binding oxidoreductase: protein MDDLLERLRAGLPPEALISDPDIMASYARDMAGFCEAGAPAAVVLPRTTEQVQHIMRTATALRTPVVPQGARTGLSGAANASDGCVVLSLVKMDRILEISPVDRIAVVEPGVVNAVLSRAVAEKGLYYPPDPSSWETCTIGGNIGTASGGLCCVKYGVTAEYVLGLEVVLADGRLLSTGRRTAKGVAGYDLTRLFVGSEGSLGIVVKAVLALKPTPPQQLALAAEFASAAEACDAVCRIMELGHTPSLLELMDRTTIQAVNRMSRMGLPETTEALLLAAFDTPDPAADLAAVGALCTAAGATDVVPAGDAAESELLLQARRLSLVALETVKSATMIDDVCVPRSQLGAMLEGTAAIAAKHDLTIGVCAHAGDGNTHPVVCFDQDDAEESRRARESFDEIMALGLELGGTITGEHGVGVLKKEWLARELGPVGLEMQRGVKQAFDPLGLLNPGKLF from the coding sequence ATGGACGATCTGCTCGAACGGCTGCGCGCCGGACTTCCGCCCGAAGCTCTGATCTCCGACCCCGACATCATGGCCTCGTACGCCAGAGACATGGCCGGATTCTGCGAGGCCGGGGCCCCCGCCGCCGTGGTGCTGCCGCGCACCACCGAGCAGGTCCAGCACATCATGCGGACCGCGACCGCCCTCCGTACGCCCGTCGTCCCGCAGGGCGCGCGTACCGGGCTCTCCGGCGCGGCCAACGCCAGTGACGGCTGCGTCGTGCTGTCCCTCGTGAAGATGGACCGGATCCTGGAGATCAGCCCCGTCGACCGGATCGCGGTCGTCGAACCGGGCGTCGTCAACGCCGTGCTGTCCCGGGCCGTCGCCGAAAAGGGGCTCTACTACCCGCCGGACCCCTCCAGCTGGGAGACCTGCACCATCGGCGGGAACATCGGCACCGCGTCGGGCGGCCTGTGCTGCGTGAAGTACGGAGTGACCGCCGAGTACGTACTCGGCCTGGAGGTCGTGCTCGCCGACGGGCGGCTGCTCAGTACCGGCCGCCGTACCGCCAAGGGCGTCGCGGGGTACGACCTGACCCGGCTCTTCGTCGGCTCCGAGGGCAGCCTCGGCATCGTCGTCAAGGCGGTCCTCGCGCTGAAGCCCACCCCGCCCCAGCAGCTCGCCCTGGCAGCCGAGTTCGCCTCGGCGGCCGAGGCCTGTGACGCGGTCTGCCGGATCATGGAGCTCGGCCACACCCCCTCACTCCTCGAACTCATGGACCGCACCACGATCCAGGCCGTCAACCGGATGTCCCGGATGGGCCTCCCCGAGACCACCGAGGCCCTGCTGCTCGCCGCCTTCGACACCCCGGACCCGGCGGCCGACCTGGCCGCCGTCGGCGCGCTGTGCACGGCGGCCGGTGCCACCGACGTGGTGCCCGCCGGGGACGCCGCCGAGTCCGAACTGCTGCTCCAGGCAAGACGGTTGTCGCTCGTCGCGCTGGAGACCGTCAAGTCCGCCACGATGATCGACGACGTGTGCGTGCCGCGCTCGCAGCTGGGCGCGATGCTCGAAGGCACCGCAGCCATCGCCGCCAAGCACGACCTCACCATCGGCGTCTGCGCGCACGCGGGCGACGGCAACACGCACCCCGTCGTCTGCTTCGACCAGGACGACGCCGAGGAGTCCCGCCGGGCGCGGGAGTCCTTCGACGAGATCATGGCCCTCGGCCTGGAGCTGGGCGGCACGATCACCGGCGAACACGGCGTCGGCGTACTCAAGAAGGAGTGGCTGGCGCGTGAACTGGGCCCGGTGGGACTGGAGATGCAGCGCGGAGTCAAGCAGGCCTTCGACCCGCTGGGCCTGCTCAACCCCGGCAAACTCTTCTGA
- a CDS encoding ATP-binding protein, producing MTDTASLLLSELLTNAGQHARVSPGREIETRFVRLPHGVRIEVHDASPVLPVVRQPEPTDSAGRGWPS from the coding sequence GTGACGGATACCGCCTCGCTCCTGCTCTCCGAGCTGTTGACCAACGCAGGGCAGCACGCCCGTGTATCGCCCGGACGGGAGATCGAGACGCGCTTCGTCCGGCTGCCGCACGGGGTGCGGATCGAGGTGCACGACGCCTCGCCCGTACTGCCGGTCGTGCGGCAGCCCGAGCCCACTGACTCTGCCGGGCGGGGCTGGCCCTCGTGA
- a CDS encoding DUF397 domain-containing protein — protein MWRKSSYSGQGGDCVEVAALTTGTAVRDSKNPMGPALRFDDGTWAAFLAVTKRAQ, from the coding sequence ATATGGCGCAAGAGCAGTTACAGCGGCCAGGGCGGCGACTGTGTAGAGGTCGCCGCCCTCACCACCGGCACCGCCGTCCGCGACAGCAAGAACCCCATGGGACCCGCCCTCCGCTTCGACGACGGAACCTGGGCCGCCTTCCTCGCCGTGACCAAACGGGCGCAGTAG
- a CDS encoding gas vesicle protein K — protein sequence MSDARVDIDPHSAGRDLASLVLTVVELLRQLMERQAIRRFDSGELTEDQEERVGTTLMLLDERMTELCEQHGLRREDLNLDLGPLGTLLSHESR from the coding sequence GTGAGCGACGCACGGGTGGACATCGACCCGCACAGCGCCGGCCGTGATCTGGCTTCGCTGGTTCTCACCGTCGTGGAACTGCTCCGGCAGCTGATGGAGCGCCAGGCGATCCGCCGGTTCGACAGCGGGGAGCTGACCGAGGACCAGGAAGAGCGCGTGGGCACCACGCTGATGCTCCTCGACGAACGGATGACGGAACTCTGCGAGCAGCACGGACTGCGCCGCGAGGACCTCAACCTGGACCTGGGCCCGCTCGGTACGTTGCTGTCCCACGAGTCGCGCTGA
- a CDS encoding gas vesicle protein → MAPIGVPLVDLLDRVLGTGVVISGDLVIAIAEVPLIRLSLHALLASVSERVPAPWADGGPL, encoded by the coding sequence ATGGCACCCATTGGCGTCCCGTTGGTCGACCTGCTCGACCGGGTACTCGGTACGGGCGTCGTCATCAGCGGCGACCTGGTGATCGCCATTGCGGAGGTCCCGCTGATCCGCCTCTCCCTGCACGCCCTGCTGGCATCCGTCAGCGAGCGAGTGCCTGCGCCGTGGGCCGACGGAGGGCCCCTGTGA